DNA from Methanomassiliicoccales archaeon:
TCGGCCGCCATAGGCGCCATGGCTGAGGACGAGAAACTGTTCGGTAAGGGTCTCATTCTTACCGTCATCCCAGAGACGATTGTGATCTTTGGGCTGGTCATGGGCATTCTGCTTTGGACATCTATGGGCCAATTCGCTCCGTAAAGGAAACAGTCAACCAGAGGCCTGTTCATGGCGCTAGAACGAGTGGTCGAGAAAATCCTGGAAAATGCCAGGAAGGATGCAGACCAACTCATCGCTGCCGGGGAGAAAGAAAGGGGAGTGATCTTAGCTCAAGCTAATGAAGCCATCACGAGACGCAGGGCCGAGAGCGAGAAAAGCATAGAGGAGTCGGTCAAACGTCTGAGGCAACAGGAGTTATCCAGTGCCGAACTTGAAGCTAAGAGGGTCGTCCTCAATACAAAAAAGGAAGTGCTTGACAGGACCTTCGAGGAAACAATGAAGGAGCTGGCAAGGCTAAGCCAATCTGAGAAGGCAAGGATTTACTCGAAGATATTGGAGAATGGTATCAAGGTCGTTTCCAAACCTACAGTCTATTGCCCAAGGGGAGAATCTCCCCTTGTTAGCTCCCTTCCTGGCGTGGGCTCTGTAATTGAAATGGATATGGGCCCGGGCCTGGTTCTCGAGTCAAGAGACGGTTTAGTAAGGTTGGATTTTCAGTTTGATACCATCTTAGAAAGCATCTGGGAGAAGGAATTAAAGAACGTATCTGGCATCCTGTTTGGGTGAAGAAATGCGGATTCCACGCTGGGGTAGAAAGGGCAATTATTCTTATGCCTGCGCCAGAGTTAAGGCTAAGAAAAAATTCCTGCTCTCAAAGGACAACTACCCTAAGCTGTTGATGATGGACCTGAATGAGATTGGCCGTTTCCTAGGTGAGACCCAATATAAGGTGGAGATGGCAGCTCTGGCATCCAAGTGGGATGGGGTGAACCTAATTGAGCTGGGTACGAGTAGAAACCTGGCCAGGGTTTATACAGAGATTTTAGGGTTCACTAAAGGAGATCTCAGAGAGATGGTTGCCAGCTATCTAGGTAGG
Protein-coding regions in this window:
- a CDS encoding ATPase, giving the protein MDAGMIAIGAGLAVGIAGLASAWAEKEIGSAAIGAMAEDEKLFGKGLILTVIPETIVIFGLVMGILLWTSMGQFAP
- a CDS encoding V-type ATP synthase subunit E family protein, with the translated sequence MALERVVEKILENARKDADQLIAAGEKERGVILAQANEAITRRRAESEKSIEESVKRLRQQELSSAELEAKRVVLNTKKEVLDRTFEETMKELARLSQSEKARIYSKILENGIKVVSKPTVYCPRGESPLVSSLPGVGSVIEMDMGPGLVLESRDGLVRLDFQFDTILESIWEKELKNVSGILFG